A single Eleginops maclovinus isolate JMC-PN-2008 ecotype Puerto Natales chromosome 5, JC_Emac_rtc_rv5, whole genome shotgun sequence DNA region contains:
- the zgc:154142 gene encoding LOW QUALITY PROTEIN: ovochymase (The sequence of the model RefSeq protein was modified relative to this genomic sequence to represent the inferred CDS: inserted 1 base in 1 codon) — translation MDEEKGRRRSRGCSSLEKCLIFLFVAMTCACIGLVVVYFNEKNDSSTLAEGPDSGCGGPMELSGESGTFTSSNYPKSYSNGQSCVWQITVDPDKVIQLQFADFAVDYTNLCTADFVTLRDSLGIIGKYCGYNKPKTVVSLTNHLTVYFDTNDRITDRGFQAGYKAVAPALAPEITGAGGYLQGDQGDLMTPGYPEQNYPDGALYQWRITVPEGEKVRLTFTSFDLVPEVCGDYIQVYDGHKAGASLISKFCGGAXPKPVETSGNTMVVRFFTDKSLTSKGFKATYTKTSLPPVSTTTRAPSSSAPKPSTTTQTPTTSGGDVPVILYGRKGEIHSPGYPNAYPAHVRSSWKISVPKGFLVKLQFTDMAITGEIGQCKEDKLVITDNYSTLGTHCGYLLPPLVVGATNTISVNFTSDNRLTDRGFSAKWEAVYPEDIAEIQGCGIYSSEATGVIKSQNWPMNYKANAECMWYIAVPLGKKITLTFTHFDLEAKDFISSKCFDNIVVYDIDSVTKALLQTHGPFCGTKLPATILTKSSMLVIRFHSDLFTESKGFRAYWTTNPSLPAPTEPPVAPNPWDDISIEWPPCGKPATPPSVTSRIVNGEPAMPHSWPWQVSMQVWPASRPEPTFFHTCGGTLIHRNWVLTAAHCFINYADELQRWNMCLGKHNLTFTEPSQRCFNVTGIYRHEGFKYPTVPTVEFDIALVRLDGDVTPSNEISFACLPSVDEVLPAAKKCYATGWGDETGDSMNAKVAEALNQVALPVVPYDTCKRMDYWWFQVKTTMICCGYTLPDELKSVCQGDSGGPLVCQDSAGGPWEVHGITSFGPIGCIMNKKPSVFTRSSAYIPWIENVLRRDIYNEHTSGCGGPKELIGFDGTVSSMGFPGSYNNKARCEWTIQVPDGQVVHLHFSNFSLEESQLCINDKVSIRDRVGSLGTHCSHVPPTDLVSDGNKLHISFSSNDKVVDTGFMATWRGVSPTEAPCGGSFNTAQGEMTSPNWPNDYQAQSVCTWRISIPAAKSVHIGFTHFELQAANMLGNCVDYVEVFNGETMASLGRFCGFAPPSTITIPGGTVVIRFVSNGVDHQKGFRGYWTTDASVVPTLPPPPPNPWDDIIITWPVDCGKPSVKPKSAAMRVVNGEQAIPHSWPWQVSMQASPMLPIPYMHGCGGSLIHEDWILTAAHCFMFPLNNPSYWRMCLGKHHMNSSMDVPSAEECYKVDGIIRHEGFVYEQDRTDITNDIALVHLATAVNMTKEISPICLPKPGAVMPAGTPCYVTGWGDEKGNLFPKVSDKLNQAALPIIDFQTCSKPAYWWDTLRPSMICAGYESPDELKSACQGDSGGPFACSASGTTSWEVHGIVSFGAQGCIKDKKPSVFTRVSAFSDWIDTNIKKFIHESGKSY, via the exons ATGGATGAGGAGAAGGGTCGCCGCCGGTCCCGGGGTTGCAGCTCCCTGGAAAAATGTCTGATATTTCTTTTTGTGGCCATGACCTGCGCCTGCATCGGCCTTGTGGTCGTGTACTTCAATGAGAAGAATGACTCCTCTACTCTTGCAGAAG GGCCGGACTCAGGGTGTGGTGGTCCTATGGAGCTGTCCGGAGAATCGGGAACCTTCACCAGCTCTAACTACCCCAAAAGCTACAGCAATGGGCAGAGCTGCGTCTGGCAAATCACTGTGGACCCAGACAAG gtgaTCCAACTGCAGTTTGCTGATTTTGCTGTGGATTACACCAATCTCTGCACGGCCGACTTTGTCACACTTCGAGACTCTCTGGGAATCATTG GCAAATACTGTGGCTACAATAAACCGAAGACGGTGGTGTCTCTTACAAACCACCTGACCGTGTACTTCGACACCAATGACAGAATCACAGACAGGGGATTCCAAGCTGGTTACAAAGCTGTGGCTCCAGCGCTCGCACCAG AAATAACTGGAGCTGGTGGTTACCTCCAAGGAGACCAGGGGGATCTGATGACTCCCGGCTATCCAGAGCAGAACTACCCGGACGGAGCACTTTACCAG TGGAGGATCACAGTGCCTGAAGGCGAAAAGGTTCGACTGACATTTACCTCCTTTGACCTCGTCCCTGAGGTCTGTGGAGATTATATTCAGGTTTACGACGGGCACAAGGCCGGCGCTTCCTTAATCA GTAAATTCTGTGGGGGGG ATCCGAAGCCAGTTGAGACCAGTGGCAATACAATGGTGGTCCGATTCTTCACGGACAAAAGTTTGACCTCAAAAGGATTCAAAGCAACTTACACCAAGACCAGCCTCCCACCTGTTTCTACCACCACCCGagccccctcctcctccgcaCCCAAACCCTCAACCACCACACAAACCCCAACAACTTCTG GAGGTGATGTTCCAGTCATTCTTTACGGGCGTAAAGGAGAGATCCATTCCCCGGGTTATCCAAATGCATATCCCGCTCATGTTAGGAGCTCCTGGAAGATATCTGTGCCCAAAGGATTCCTGGTTAAACTGCAGTTCACTGACATGGCCATCACAGGGGAGATTGGACAATGCAAGGAGGACAAACTGGTCATCACAGATAACTACAGCACATTAG gCACACACTGTGGCTACCTTCTCCCCCCCTTGGTGGTCGGTGCCACCAACACAATTTCTGTCAACTTCACGTCCGACAATCGCCTCACAGACCGAGGGTTCTCTGCAAAATGGGAGGCTGTTTATCCTGAAGATATTGCAG AGATCCAGGGCTGTGGCATTTATTCCAGTGAGGCAACAGGAGTTATTAAGTCCCAGAACTGGCCGATGAACTACAAAGCTAACGCAGAGTGCATGTGGTACATTGCTGTGcctttggggaaaaaaatcaccCTGACATTTACCCACTTTGACCTGGAAGCCAAAGATTTCATATCATCCAAATGCTTTGATAACATAGTAGTGTACGACATCGATAGTGTGACTAAGGCTCTCCTTCAAACACATG GTCCATTTTGTGGGACTAAGCTGCCTGCAACTATCCTGACAAAAAGCAGCATGCTGGTGATCCGTTTCCATTCAGACTTGTTTACTGAGTCTAAAGGCTTCAGGGCCTACTGGACAACAAACCCCAGTTTGCCTGCTCCCACTGAGCCACCAGTAGCACCCAACCCCTGGGACGACATCTCCATAG AGTGGCCCCCTTGTGGGAAACCAGCCACCCCTCCCTCTGTTACGTCGCGCATTGTGAACGGAGAGCCCGCCATGCCACACTCCTGGCCCTGGCAAGTGTCCATGCAG GTCTGGCCGGCCAGTCGCCCAGAACCCACATTCTTCCACACCTGTGGTGGTACTCTGATTCATAGGAACTGGGTACTGACAGCAGCCCACTGCTTCATAAA CTATGCTGACGAGCTGCAGCGATGGAACATGTGCCTTGGCAAACACAACCTGACCTTCACAGAGCCGAGTCAGCGCTGCTTCAATGTGACTGGTATCTATCGCCACGAGGGCTTCAAGTATCCCACAGTGCCCACGGTGGAGTTTGACATTGCCCTGGTCAGGTTGGACGGGGATGTGACTCCCAGTAATGAGATTTCCTTCGCCTGCCTTCCCTCCGTGGACGAAGTCCTGCCTGCAGCCAAGAAGTGCTACGCCACCGGCTGGGGAGATGAGACTG GTGATTCAATGAATGCTAAAGTTGCTGAGGCTCTCAACCAGGTGGCCCTGCCTGTTGTTCCGTATGATACCTGCAAGAGGATGGACTACTGGTGGTTCCAGGTCAAGACTACCATGATCTGCTGCGGATACACCCTGCCTGATGAGCTCAAGTCTGTCTGTCAG GGAGATTCTGGAGGTCCTCTGGTGTGTCAGGACAGCGCCGGTGGACCCTGGGAAGTTCATGGTATCACCAGCTTTGGCCCTATTGGATGTATAATGAATAAGAAACCCTCCGTGTTCACCCGCTCCTCAGCATACATCCCCTGGATTGAAAATGTCCTCCGCAGAGACATATACAATGAGCACA CCTCTGGCTGTGGAGGGCCAAAAGAACTGATTGGCTTTGACGGCACAGTGTCCTCGATGGGTTTCCCTGGCAGCTACAACAACAAAGCCCGCTGTGAGTGGACCATCCAGGTGCCCGATGGCCAAGTGGTCCATCTGCATTTCAGCAACTTCTCCCTGGAGGAGAGTCAGCTGTGCATTAATGACAAAGTCAGCATCAGAGACAGAGTAGGAAGTCTGG GCACACACTGCAGTCATGTTCCCCCGACAGACCTGGTGAGTGATGGAAACAAGCTTCACATCAGCTTCTCCTCCAACGACAAGGTGGTGGACACTGGCTTCATGGCCACCTGGAGGGGAGTTTCCCCCACGGAGG ctCCGTGTGGAGGGAGCTTCAACACTGCTCAGGGTGAAATGACCTCTCCTAACTGGCCCAATGACTACCAAGCCCAGTCTGTGTGCACATGGCGTATCAGCATTCCTGCAGCAAAAAGTGTCCATATAGGCTTCACGCACTTTGAGCTGCAAGCTGCAAACATGTTAGGAAACTGTGTGGACTACGTGGAGGTCTTCAATGGAGAAACCATGGCCTCATTAG GTCGATTCTGCGGCTTTGCACCTCCGTCCACCATCACCATACCGGGTGGAACAGTCGTCATTCGTTTCGTTAGTAACGGAGTGGATCATCAGAAAGGTTTTCGTGGTTACTGGACCACTGATGCCAGTGTTGTCCCGACTTTACCTCCCCCACCTCCTAACCCATGGGATGACATCATTATCA CCTGGCCAGTAGATTGTGGAAAACCATCAGTGAAGCCCAAATCAGCCGCCATGAGGGTGGTTAATGGGGAGCAGGCGATCCCCCACTCCTGGCCCTGGCAAGTCTCCATGCAG GCTTCACCAATGTTACCCATACCTTACATGCACGGCTGCGGAGGTTCTTTGATTCATGAAGATTGGATCCTAACTGCTGCTCACTGTTTCATGTT CCCACTGAATAACCCCTCGTACTGGCGCATGTGTTTGGGGAAGCACCACATGAACTCCTCCATGGACGTCCCCTCGGCAGAGGAATGCTATAAGGTGGACGGTATCATCCGCCACGAGGGGTTCGTGTACGAGCAAGATCGCACCGACATCACCAACGACATCGCCTTGGTGCATTTGGCAACGGCGGTCAACATGACGAAGGAGATCAGCCCCATCTGTCTGCCCAAACCCGGGGCTGTGATGCCCGCTGGGACGCCCTGCTATGTCACCGGCTGGGGCGACGAGAAAG GAAACCTGTTCCCCAAAGTATCCGACAAGCTGAATCAGGCAGCCCTTCCTATTATCGACTTCCAGACCTGCAGTAAACCTGCCTACTGGTGGGACACCCTCAGACCCTCCATGATCTGCGCAGGCTATGAATCCCCAGATGAGCTCAAGTCAGCCTGCCAG GGGGACTCTGGAGGTCCTTTCGCCTGCTCAGCCTCTGGAACGACATCCTGGGAGGTGCATGGTATCGTCAGCTTTGGAGCTCAGGGCTGCATCAAGGACAAAAAGCCCTCAGTGTTCACCCGCGTGTCCGCCTTCAGCGACTGGATCGACACCAACATCAAGAAGTTTATACATGAGAGTGGCAAAAGCTACTAA